One Natronomonas gomsonensis genomic window, CGGCGTACAACGAGGAGCCGGTCCTGCCCGACACCATCGAGGCCGCGAAGAACCTCGACTATCCGGCCGAGAAACTGGAGGTCGTTCTCTGCTATGAGGCCGACTCCGTCGACCGGACCGCCGAAATCTGTCGGGACGCCGCGGCCGACGACCCGCGTTTCAAGGCCGTCGAGCGGGACGAACCGGGCGGTGGGAAGGCCAAGGCGATGAACTACGCACTGCAGTACGCCAGCCACGACATCATCGCGATGATAGACGCCGACCACTGCTACAAGCCCGACGCCCTGCGGCGGGCGATTGCGTGGTTCGACTCCGACGACGACATCTGGTGTATCAAAGGGCGTTGTTACGGGACGAATCCGGACGATTCGATTCTCGCATTGCACGCGACCGTTGAGCGCCACATCGCCGAGAAGGCCGACCTCTTCGCCCGCGAGGTCATCGGCGGCTACACCATCTTCGGCGGCGGACAGGCGTTCTTCCGCCGTGAAGTGTTCGAGGAGTTGGGTGATTTCGACGAGGACATGCTCACCGAGGACATCGACATGTCCTCGAAGATTCACGCCGCCGGAAAACGGCTCGTGATGGACCCGAGCATCATCACCTTCGAGGAGAACCCACCGACGCTGGATGCGTGGTGGAGTCAGCGAAAGCGGTGGGCTCGCGGCTGGATGCAGGTCGCCGCTCGGTACCTGCTACGGCTCCCCCGGAACCCCCACGTGTCGGCGCGAGTC contains:
- a CDS encoding glycosyltransferase; the protein is MEVKTVDDAGFSFRRAALYTAITAALVAIVLAPTLVYSEYPRFLNTLLLVGLLGLVGRTFLSALLSFRGANTPELTRSDEDLPAVSVVIPAYNEEPVLPDTIEAAKNLDYPAEKLEVVLCYEADSVDRTAEICRDAAADDPRFKAVERDEPGGGKAKAMNYALQYASHDIIAMIDADHCYKPDALRRAIAWFDSDDDIWCIKGRCYGTNPDDSILALHATVERHIAEKADLFAREVIGGYTIFGGGQAFFRREVFEELGDFDEDMLTEDIDMSSKIHAAGKRLVMDPSIITFEENPPTLDAWWSQRKRWARGWMQVAARYLLRLPRNPHVSARVKADSIYTLAYAILPAFIVIGLPLFLMGWVPSVETATYVPYSAQLWTLIGISPMVVAAIVFFQDYREGLSHQPREYLAAVTLWFYLVFQTAVFVTAFIEEFVVHKPSVYVTTTRSDVPSDD